The following nucleotide sequence is from Deltaproteobacteria bacterium.
GATGGACTACCGCATCGTCGTGCCGGTGAGCGTGCGCTCGGAGGACGAGCGCGGCCGGCTCACCAATCGCGCTTCGGGATGGCTCATGTCGCTGCCCATCCAGGAGCGCGACCCGCGCCGTCGGCTCGCCAGGATCCGCCAGACGACGGCGCATCTCAAGGAGACGAACCAGGCACTCGGAGTCGAGCTCCTGACCCAGCTCGCCGAGTGGGGCGGCGCGGCCCTGATCACGCTCGGCACGCGGTTCGCGTCCCGGCTCGCCCCTTACAACCTGATCGTCACCAACATTCCGGGCCCGCAGGTGCCGCTCTACATGCTCGGGGCGCCGTTGCGCAGCGGCTACCCGACCGTCCCGCTGTTCGAGAACCAGGGTCTCGGCGTCGCGACGTTCAGCTACGCCGGGAAGCTCTGCTGGGGCTTCAACGCCGACTGGGACCTGGTGCCGGACCTGCACGACTTCGTCGAGGCCATCGGCGACTCGTTCCAGGAGCTCACCGAGGCGGCGGGGTTCGGTGACGTGCGGGCGACGAAGGCAGCCGTGCCTCCCCCGGAGGTGGCGGCGGGACCGTAAAGACGGGCTTGGTCTGCCCGACCGCTATTCGACGATGTCCTTCTTGAGACTCTGCACGAACGCGACGAACTCACGCTGCTCGGCCTGAGGCACCTGGAACTTCGCCAGGGTCGCAGCGGCATGACCGAGGAACACGTTCCAGTCGCTCTCGCTGATGCGCATGCCTCGGTGGGTGAGCGCCATGTCCCGGCCGCGGTAGTACATCGGGCCGCCCGCGCTCGCGCAGAGGAAGTCGATCAGGAGCTGCTTTTCCCGCTTCACACCGTCTTCCCCGCGATGCGCCCAGAAGCGCCCGAGCTGCGGATCCGCCTGCAGCCGGGGCAGCAGATCATTCGCCACCGCCGTGATGGCGTCGTAACCACCAAGGCGCTCGTAAAGGGTCTTCTTCTCGCTCATCGGGTCCTCCTCGAGTGAAGCATGGGCTCAGCGGAGCAGCCGGCGCGTCGCCAGGTCGGCGCCCGCGCGTAGCGCGCGAAGCTTCTCCCACACCACCTCCTCGGCCACCTCGCCGAGACCGGCGGCCGTCGCGAAGCCGCAGTCGGTCCCGGCCAGCACGCGCCGCGGATCGCCCACCGCCTCTGCGGCGCGCTCGAGCCGGTCCGCCACCACCTCCGGATGCTCGACGTAGTTCGTCGTCGTGTCGATCACGCCGGCCACCAGGAGCATGCCGGCAGGCAGCGGGTGGCGCGCGAAGGCGCGGTGCTCGTGCGCATGGCGCGGGTTGGCCATGGAGAGGACGAGTGCGCCGACGCGCGCCCGGTAGAGGCGCGGCAGGATGTCCTCGAGCGGCACGTCGAAGACGTGCGGCGCCTCGTAGTTGCCCCAGCAGACGTGCAGGCGCACGCGCTCGGGCGGGATCGCCGCGAGCGCCCGGTTGATCGCCTCGACGTTCACGTCGACGAAGGCGAGAAAGTCCTCGAGCGGCCGGTCGGCGAACGAGGTGTGCCGCTCCATCGCCAGGTCCGGGCAGTCGAGCTGGAGGACGAAGCCCTGCGAGACGATGTACTCGTACTCGGTCCGGAGCGCGTCGGCGACCGCGACCACGTAGTCCGCGTAGCGCGGGTAGTGCTCGTTCAACATGGCCGCGGCGACGATGCCCGGCGACGCGGCGGTCATGAACGACTCCGTGAAGCGGCGCGGCTCGGCGGCGAGGATGCGGAGGTACTGGGCGCACTCCTGCTCGAGGGGCACGCGGTCGACGTAGCGCACCTCGCCGATCGCCTTGGGCGCCGTCGTGAGGCTCACCATCGGCCGCGCGAACTCCGGGAGCTTCAGCTCGAGGAAGCTCCGGTAGTGGACGATGTCCCGCATCACCTGCCGGTCGCTCGCCCCGCCGAAGCCGCTCATCCGGTGCTGCACGTAGGTGAAGAAGCTCTCGCGCGCCTGCTCGCCGTCGTTGCCGACGTCGACGCCGGCCTCGAGCTGCCTGCGGACGACCTGCTGCGTCGACTCCTCCACCGCCGCAGCGAGCGCCGCCGCGTCGACCGGCTCCCGGCGGCTCAGTCGCACGTACATGTCGACGAGCCCCGGCGGACGCGGAAGACTCCCGGCGTGGGTGGTGAGGATGTACCTCTCGCTCCGCTGCATCGAGCGATCGTAGCGCCCCCCGGCTGTCGTGAGTAGAGGCCGGCGCCGTCGCCAGCCGGGCCCCCGGCTGACCCGTCCCGCTTCCCCTGCTAAGGACCGCAGCATGCGAACCATCGCAACCGGGCTCCAGTTCCCCGAAGGGCCGATCGCCATGCCCGATGGCAGCGTGCTGCTCGTCGAGATCCGGCGCGGGACGCTCTCGCGTGTCTCACCCGACGGGCGCATCACCGTCGTCGCCGAGTGCGGTGGCGGGCCCAACGGCGCGGCGATCGGGCCGGACGGCGCTTGCTACGTCTGCAACAACGGCGGCTTCGAATGGCACGACATGAGCGGCATCGTCGTGCCAGGCAACCAGCCGGCGGATTACATCGGCGGTCGCATCCAGCGCGTCGACCTCGCCACGGGGAAGGTGACCGATCTCTACACCGCCTGCGATGGCCGGCCGCTTCGCGGCCCGAACGACCTGATCTTCGACCGCCACGGCGGCTTCTGGTTCACCGATCACGGGAAGATGCGCGAGCGCGACCGCGACCGGACGGGACTCTTCTACGCTCGCGCCGACGGGTCGCTCATCCGGGAGGTCGTCTTCCCGCTCGATGCGCCGAACGGCGTCGGGCTCTCGCCGGACGGCGCGAAGGTCTACGTCGCGGAGACGTTCACCGGGCGGGTGTGGAGCTGGGACGTGGTCGGGCCCGGCGAGCTCACGACGGCGATGGGGTTCGGTCCGGGCGGTGGCCAGCTCCTCTGCGGGCTCCCGGGCTTCCAGCTCTTCGACTCGCTCGCGGTCGAGGGCGCGGGGAACATCTGCGTCGCGACGCTGGTGAACGGCGGCATCACGGTGATCGCCCCGCACGGCGAGGTGCTCGAGCACGTTCCGACGGGCGATCCGCTGACGACGAACATCTGCTTCGGCGGGCCGGATCTCCGGACGGCCTACGTGACCTGCTCGGGGACAGGAAAGCTCATGGTGCTGGAATGGCCGCGGCCTGGGCTTCGGCTCGCGTACGCCTGAGCCGCTCGCCGTTGCAGTCGGCGAAGCCCATGGCGCACCCCGCCGTCCGGCGTTGACAATCGGCGCGACGCCCGGGTACAGCAGGCGCGCCGCGATGCCGCAGAACGTGCCCGAGTTCCGCTTCGGGGACGACGCCCTCCGGGTCCGGCAGTTCGTCTACGAGCACTGGTGCGCACACGGCCGTGGGCCGAACCTGCGCGCCGTGCACGCCGCGACCGGGCTCGCGCGCGAGCGGATCATCGCCGCCTACCGGGAGCTCGAGCTCGGCATCATGTGCACCGTCCACCCGCGCACCCAGAACGCGACCCTCCTGAAGGCGCCGCCCTTCTCGAGCTACCCGACGCAGGCGGAGCTCCACGTCGACGGCCGGTTCCACTGCTGGGCGGGGTGCGCGATGGAGTCGCTCGCCGCCTCCATGATGCCGCCGTTCGCCGGCAAGGAGGTGCGCATCGAATCGTACTGCGCCTGCTGCCTCGAGCCCGTCCGCGTCGTCACCAAGGACGGCGAGACGCTCGCGCACACGCCCGAGTCGCTCCTCGTGCACGTGAGCACGAGCCCGCACGAGTGGAACCTCACGGACATCATCGCGATGTGCGACAGCATGAACTTCGTCCTCGACGAGGCGCACGCGGCGCGCTACGACGCGGCCCTCGGCCGGCGCGGCGTGCGCTTCACGATGGAGCAGGCGCGGCGCTTCGTGACGCCGACCGGGAAAGCGCGCATGTGGCAGTACGACCGGCCGCCCGATTACATCCGGCCCGAGAAGATCATCGCCGGCATCCGCGCGCTCGGCGTCGACACGCGCCCCTGGGAGGTCTAGGTGGCGCGCGCCTGGCCCGCCGTGCAGGTCGTCCCGCCGGGCCGGCTCGCCTACGGCATGCAGCTCCCGATCGTCGCCCAGAGCCCGATCTTCGCGCAGCCGTGGGAGGCGGGCGCCGGCACCCCCGACGTCGTGCGCATCGCCGAGGCGTGCGACCGTGCCGGCTTCTTCTACCTCGCGGTCTCCGACCACATCTGCATCCCGCGCGAGCGCGCCCTGGCCATGTCGATCGTGTGGTTCGACCCGGTCGCGACGCTCGGGTTCCTCGCCGCGGCGACGCGGCAGGTGCGGCTCCTCTCCTACGTCTACGTGCTCCCCTACCGCCACCCGCTCGCGACGGCCAAGGCGTTCGCGACCCTCGACGCGCTCTCCGGCGGCCGCGTGATCCTCGGCGTCGGCGCCGGACACCTCGAGGCCGAGTTCCGGACCCTCGGCGTCGACTTCGCCCGGCGGGGGCGGCTCGTCGACGAGGCGATCGACGTGATCGTCAAGGCTTTCCTCGACGAGTTCCCGGACCACGCAGGCCCGACTTGGAC
It contains:
- a CDS encoding SMP-30/gluconolactonase/LRE family protein, whose protein sequence is MRTIATGLQFPEGPIAMPDGSVLLVEIRRGTLSRVSPDGRITVVAECGGGPNGAAIGPDGACYVCNNGGFEWHDMSGIVVPGNQPADYIGGRIQRVDLATGKVTDLYTACDGRPLRGPNDLIFDRHGGFWFTDHGKMRERDRDRTGLFYARADGSLIREVVFPLDAPNGVGLSPDGAKVYVAETFTGRVWSWDVVGPGELTTAMGFGPGGGQLLCGLPGFQLFDSLAVEGAGNICVATLVNGGITVIAPHGEVLEHVPTGDPLTTNICFGGPDLRTAYVTCSGTGKLMVLEWPRPGLRLAYA
- a CDS encoding cobalamin-independent methionine synthase II family protein encodes the protein MQRSERYILTTHAGSLPRPPGLVDMYVRLSRREPVDAAALAAAVEESTQQVVRRQLEAGVDVGNDGEQARESFFTYVQHRMSGFGGASDRQVMRDIVHYRSFLELKLPEFARPMVSLTTAPKAIGEVRYVDRVPLEQECAQYLRILAAEPRRFTESFMTAASPGIVAAAMLNEHYPRYADYVVAVADALRTEYEYIVSQGFVLQLDCPDLAMERHTSFADRPLEDFLAFVDVNVEAINRALAAIPPERVRLHVCWGNYEAPHVFDVPLEDILPRLYRARVGALVLSMANPRHAHEHRAFARHPLPAGMLLVAGVIDTTTNYVEHPEVVADRLERAAEAVGDPRRVLAGTDCGFATAAGLGEVAEEVVWEKLRALRAGADLATRRLLR
- a CDS encoding TIGR03619 family F420-dependent LLM class oxidoreductase is translated as MQLPIVAQSPIFAQPWEAGAGTPDVVRIAEACDRAGFFYLAVSDHICIPRERALAMSIVWFDPVATLGFLAAATRQVRLLSYVYVLPYRHPLATAKAFATLDALSGGRVILGVGAGHLEAEFRTLGVDFARRGRLVDEAIDVIVKAFLDEFPDHAGPTWTIHGVGVGPRPRQRPRPPIWVGGSTRAALRRAAERGDGWLPQGVPPMGLAEAIAYVRGVRGDEPIEIGANSPWLYVGTPSFDLGPNARSGPGEVLAGILLDLKALGVNHVGVRFRTRSVDELLEQIDAFAHEVAPHL
- a CDS encoding group 1 truncated hemoglobin, with translation MSEKKTLYERLGGYDAITAVANDLLPRLQADPQLGRFWAHRGEDGVKREKQLLIDFLCASAGGPMYYRGRDMALTHRGMRISESDWNVFLGHAAATLAKFQVPQAEQREFVAFVQSLKKDIVE